Proteins found in one Odontesthes bonariensis isolate fOdoBon6 chromosome 11, fOdoBon6.hap1, whole genome shotgun sequence genomic segment:
- the arhgap1 gene encoding rho GTPase-activating protein 1: MSSELLVDLGEDPPTAQLGQLKLSTIEDQQWPTDDTTLSKSETDVSQCFDAGSPHLPWDHPFYDIARHQIIEVAGDDNFGRKVIVFNACRMPPHHELDHHKLLMYLKGTLDQYVESDYTLIYFHHGLTSENKPSLSWLRDAYREFDRKYKKNIKALYIVHPTMFIKTLLILFKPIISFKFGRKINYVSYLSELEDVVKCDQLLIPARVREYDNKLRASLKPSAQPPVSPLHSPPLPNQVFGVSLTVLRQRNPNDDPVPVVMKDTISFLSEQGLEIEGIFRRSANVTLVKEVQLKYNSGATMNFSEMEDVHLAAVILKTFLRELPEPLLTYQLYNDIVNFTSVSSDTQVEVMKTLLESLPEENYTSLRYLITFLAQVSANSEVNKMTNSNLAVVFGPNLLWGRDNAMSLSAIGPINNFTRTLLDQQHLVFT; encoded by the exons atgtCTTCTGAGCTGCTGGTAGATTTGGGGGAAGACCCTCCGACCGCACAGCTCGGACAGCTGAAGCTGTCCACCATAGAGGACCAGCAGTGGCCCACTGATGACACCACACTCAGCAAGTCAG AGACAGATGTTTCCCAATGCTTTGATGCTGGATCCCCCCACCTGCCCTGGGACCATCCTTTCTATGACATTGCAAGGCATCAGATCATTGAAGTGGCAG GTGATGATAACTTTGGCAGGAAGGTGATCGTGTTTAATGCCTGCAGAATGCCCCCACACCATGAACTTGACCATCACAAGTTGTTGAT GTATCTTAAAGGAACGCTGGATCAGTATGTAGAAAGTGACTATACTCTGATCTATTTCCATCATGGGCTGACCAGTGAAAATAAACCATCTCTCAGCTGGCTTCGAGATGCATACAGGGAATTTGACAGAAA GTATAAGAAGAACATAAAGGCCCTCTACATCGTCCATCCAACCATGTTCATTAAGACTTTACTGATCCTCTTCAAACCAATTATCAG ttttaagTTTGGCAGGAAGATTAATTATGTGAGCTATCTGAGCGAACTGGAGGATGTGGTCAAGTGTGACCAGCTGCTGATTCCTGCGCGTGTCAGAGA GTATGACAACAAATTGAGAGCATCTTTGAAACCAAGCGCTCAGCCTCCCGTGTCTCCGCTTCATAGCCCCCCCCTTCCCAACCAAGTGTTTGGGGTTTCACTGACAGT aTTGAGACAGAGGAATCCAAATGATGATCCAGTGCCTGTGGTGATGAAAGATACCATCAGCTTCCTTTCAGAACAAG gTTTGGAGATTGAGGGGATCTTCAGACGGTCTGCCAACGTGACGCTGGTGAAGGAGGTCCAACTGAAGTACAACTCGG GTGCAACAATGAATTTCAGTGAGATGGAAGACGtccacctggctgctgtgattcTGAAGACGTTCCTTAGGGAACTACCTGAGCCTCTGCTGACCTACCAGCTCTACAATGACATTGTCAACTTCACct CTGTATCTAGCGACACCCAGGTGGAAGTAATGAAAACACTGTTGGAGTCGCTCCCAGAGGAAAATTACACATCACTGCGATACCTCATCACATTCCTGGCGCAG GTATCAGCCAACAGTGAGGTGAATAAGATGACCAACAGTAACCTGGCAGTGGTGTTTGGCCCAAACCTTCTCTGGGGGCGGGACAATGCCATGTCACTCAGTGCCATTGGACCAATTAACAACTTTACCAGGACCCTGCTGGACCAGCAGCATCTGGTCTTTACTTAA